Proteins from a single region of Pyrus communis chromosome 6, drPyrComm1.1, whole genome shotgun sequence:
- the LOC137738039 gene encoding heat shock 70 kDa protein 8-like → MAEPAYTVASDSETTGEEKSSSPFPETAIGIDIGTSHCSVAVWNGSQVELLRNSRNQKMMRSYVTFKNENPSGGVSYQLSSEHEMLSGASIFNMKRLIGRVDTDPVVQSSKSLPFLVQTLGIGMRPLIAALVNNVWRSTTPEEVLAIFLVELKAMAEIELRRPIKNVVLTIPASFSRFQLTRIERACAMASLHVLRLMPEPTAIALLYAQKISNQNVNTGSEKIALIFNMGAGYCDVAVTATAGGVSQIKALAGSAIGGEDLLQNMMRYLLPDSETLLTSHGLDDIKSAGILRVATQEAIHNLSSQTSVQIDVDLGNGTNICKVVDREEFEEVNRAVFDKCASLISQCLHDAKVDTEDVSDVIVVGGCSYIPKIRSLVMSICKKEELYKGMNQLEAAVTGAALEGAVASGLSDPFGSLDLLTIQATPLAIGIRADGNNFVPIIPRNTAMPAQKDMIFTTAHDNQTEALIIVHEGEGKKVEENHLLGYFKITGIPPSPKGVPEIRIILDIDASSVLRVLSGVLMPGSHQPVNPVMGVRMPTVDDGHGWCAQALHRTYGSTLDLVTV, encoded by the coding sequence ATGGCTGAGCCAGCATACACAGTAGCATCTGATAGTGAAACCACTGGAGAGGAAAAATCGTCTTCTCCTTTTCCTGAAACCGCTATTGGGATTGACATTGGCACTTCACATTGCAGTGTTGCAGTCTGGAATGGCTCCCAGGTTGAGCTCCTTAGGAACAGTAGAAACCAGAAGATGATGCGGTCGTATGTCACATTCAAGAACGAAAACCCTTCAGGAGGAGTAAGCTATCAACTCTCCAGTGAGCACGAGATGTTATCTGGAGCTTCAATTTTCAACATGAAACGATTAATTGGCAGGGTTGACACTGATCCCGTTGTCCAGTCAAGCAAAAGCCTTCCCTTTTTAGTACAAACATTGGGCATTGGGATGCGCCCACTGATCGCAGCCTTGGTGAACAATGTATGGAGATCCACCACTCCTGAAGAAGTTCTGGCAATATTCTTGGTGGAACTCAAGGCAATGGCAGAAATCGAGCTAAGGCGACCCATAAAAAATGTTGTTCTGACTATTCCAGCTTCATTCAGCCGATTCCAGCTTACTCGTATTGAAAGAGCTTGTGCCATGGCTAGCCTTCATGTACTCAGACTGATGCCTGAACCAACTGCCATCGCACTGTTATATGCACAAAAGATTTCAAATCAGAATGTAAACACCGGATCTGAGAAGATTGCTCTAATCTTCAACATGGGTGCTGGATACTGCGATGTAGCTGTTACTGCTACAGCTGGAGGAGTTTCCCAAATAAAAGCCTTAGCAGGATCTGCCATTGGAGGGGAAGACTTGCTTCAGAATATGATGCGTTATCTGTTGCCAGATTCCGAGACTCTTTTAACTAGCCACGGACTTGATGACATAAAATCAGCGGGCATTCTTCGAGTTGCAACACAGGAAGCAATCCACAATCTCTCCTCCCAAACAAGTGTCCAGATTGATGTTGACTTGGGAAATGGAACAAATATATGTAAGGTTGTGGATCGTGAGGAATTTGAGGAAGTTAACCGAGCAGTGTTTGATAAGTGTGCGAGCCTCATAAGCCAGTGCTTGCACGATGCAAAGGTTGATACCGAGGATGTGAGCGATGTAATAGTTGTTGGTGGATGCTCATATATTCCAAAGATAAGAAGTCTTGTCATGAGCATTTGTAAAAAGGAGGAGCTGTACAAAGGGATGAACCAGTTGGAAGCTGCTGTCACTGGAGCGGCACTAGAAGGAGCGGTGGCATCAGGTCTTAGCGATCCCTTTGGTAGTTTGGACTTGCTTACCATTCAAGCCACCCCTCTCGCCATTGGGATTCGAGCTGATGGAAACAACTTTGTGCCTATCATACCTAGAAACACAGCAATGCCAGCACAAAAAGATATGATTTTCACAACTGCCCATGATAATCAAACTGAAGCACTAATAATCGTCCACGAAGGCGAGGGGAAGAAGGTGGAAGAGAACCATTTGCTGGGGTATTTCAAGATCACTGGAATTCCACCATCCCCGAAAGGAGTTCCGGAAATAAGAATAATTCTGGACATCGATGCATCGAGCGTGCTGAGAGTTTTATCGGGGGTTTTAATGCCGGGGTCTCATCAGCCGGTAAATCCAGTCATGGGAGTGAGGATGCCAACAGTTGATGATGGTCACGGCTGGTGTGCCCAAGCCCTGCACAGAACTTATGGTTCTACTCTCGACTTGGTTACAGTGTAG